Genomic DNA from Sporolituus thermophilus DSM 23256:
CTCATGTTCTTGTAACATGGGTAATTTTTTTGTTTTTTTACTCATATTTTATTGAGATAGAACGTTACCTGGTATATAATGGTAATAGAGAGGTGAAGCTGTATGGATCAAGTAAAGCTTTTACCGCCAGAAGCGGAGCTTGAAACCAAGACGGTGTTAAAGCAACTGGCAAGGTCGCATAGGGCGTTGGCGGAGCTTAAAGGGTTTGCCGATATGATACCAAATAAAAATATTCTTATTAACGCTGTAACTATTAACGAAGCCAAAGATAGCTCCGAAATCGAAAATATTATTACCACGCATGACGAACTGTTTAAAGCGATGTCGCTTGAGAATTATAACAACCCGGCGGCAAAAGAGGTGGTAAACTATAGAACCGCGCTTTGGCATGGCTATAAACTGGTGAAGGAAAAACAACTCCTGACAACCAACATGATCATTGAAATTCAGCAGTTGATCGAAAATAACCGGGCCGGGATAAGAAAGCTTCCGGGTACCGTGCTGAAAAATGCCGCTACTGGGGAAGTGGTATATACTCCGCCAAGTGGCGAAAAGGAAATATTATTCTTTTTGGCTAATCTTGAGCAGTACATAAACGACGATTTTGATAACATTGATCCGCTCGTTAAGTTAGCTGTTGTCCATTATCAGTTTGAAATGATACATCCGTTTTATGACGGCAATGGCCGGACAGGCCGGATAATAAATGTCTTGTATCTTGTCTTAAAAGAGTTGCTGGATAGTCCTATCCTTTATCTCAGCAAATATATTATCCGGAACAAATCGGCATATTATAGATTACTGCAAGAGGTCAGGACAAAGGGAAATTGGGAAGAATGGGTGCTGTTTATGCTGGAAGGGGTGGAGCAGACCGCCGAGGAGACATTATTACTGATAAAGCAGATAAATAGTGTGATGGAGAAAACAGCTGAAGACGTTAAACAGGCACTTCCCAAAATTTATTCAAGGGAATTGATAGATTTATTGTTTTATGAATTTTACACTAAGATTCCATATATCGAAAGGGGGCTTAACGTTTCGCGGAAAACCGCTTCCGGGTATTTGGCGGCGCTAGAAGAAAAGGGTTTTTTGGTGTCGCAAAAGATCGGCAAGGAAAAAATCTTTTTAAATACGCGCTTGTTTGAAGTTGTGCGCCAAGCCGGTATGCAAAAATAGGTTTGTTGTGCAGCGCAAATAACTTCCCGTATTTTTGCCGGGAGAATGGGCGCAAAATCCTAGAAAACCTTTCGTGCATTTTCGTTGGCCGTTTTTTCAGTGGTAGTATCGACGACGATAGGGTATCAATTTCTTTATCTGTGCAGGTGCAATGCTCATTAAGCGAAAAAACGCGTAGGCATTGACAACATCCGTTTGTTCCCTTCCCGTGTGGGTTTTGTCGACTTCATGGAAGGGGATTATTTTGGTGTTGGCAATTGCTTTTTTTATGCCAAATTGTAATTTTAACTGTGCAGTTTATTGCCATAAACACCATAAGGGTCAATGGCCAGCGCGCGCAAGGCAGCGACAATTCTGGCCTGGGTTGGCCCTCAAGGCGGTCGAGGTATCGTTCGGCATCGCGCGATGCACCACCTTGGGGAGATGCCGGATAATCCGGATAATCCGGATAATCTGCTTGCGTTCGAGCATACATACCATCCTTTCCCCAATCGCCTCACTACTCACAGTATACCGGCCGCGGCTGGTTCAAAGGGCAAAATGAGCTGGCGCTGCACTTGGCGCAGCCTTTTATTGTATTATATTTTTATATAGCGTTAGCATAGCATCGAATTGCAAAGGGGGGAACGACTGTGGACCAAGAAGTTCTTGGAGAAATTGCCGCAGCCTGGCGCAGTGCCGACAATATTGTTGTCTTTACCGGCGCCGGCATGAGCACCGAGTCGGGGTTGCCGGACTTTCGCTCTAAACAGGGTTTATGGGAAGACCGGCCGGAAACGCTCGCCACCTTGGCGGCACTGAAGGCTAAGCCTGACGAGTTTTACTTTTTTTATCAATGGCGGATTGCCCGCCTGTGGGAAGTGCGGCCAAACCCTGGGCATTTGGCGCTGGCGGAACTAGAGCAAGCCGGCTTTGTAACAAGGCTGGTTACACAAAATGTCGACGGGCTGCATCAGCGGGCTGGTTCGCAAGGGGTTGCAGAACTCCACGGTACGTTACGAACAGTAAGCTGCACAGAATGCGGCAGCCAATATGACAGCCGACAAATGTTACCCCATAATAATACTTGGGAAGAAGATTATAAAGCAGGGCGCTACCGTCATGGGAGCGAGTGTTATTGTCCCCGGTGCCAAGGGCAGCTACGGCCTGATGTTGTTTTGTTCGGCGAGCCGCTGCCCGACAACGCTTGGAATGAGGCTGTCCGGTGGAGCCGTAAAGCGGATTTTTTTGTGGTCATCGGCTCGTCGCTTGTTGTCAGTCCGGCTAATTACCTGCCCCAATTGGCAGTCGAACAGGGCGCTAAACTGCTTATCATTAATAGTGATAGCACGCTGCTGGATGATGCAGCGGCCTGGCTAATACGGGAAAAAGCAGGAGAAGTGTTGGTGCGGTTAAAGGAACTAATCTTGCGTCCATAGTTTTACGCCATAAGTTTTACGAAATTGAAAGGATCCGGAATAGGACTAACCACAGTCTTGTTCCGGATTTTAATTTAGGAGCCGCCTATAAGCAAAAGGTTTGTGACTAAATTTATTTACAAAATTGGTAATTTTTTCATGATAACATGCTATAATTAAATGCGAGTTTATTTGTAGTAGACATTGGTTGTAAATTGACCGAGGAGGTGGCTTTTAAAACCACGTTAACACCAAAAGTTAACAAATTTTTTTAGCAATGGGAGGGGTGTTATGACAGACAAAGTTTTACCAACGCAGTCCGGCAATATAGCGCCAAAACCGGAAAAGAAACAATCGGAAGAGCTGCATGTCTACGCCTTAATGTTTGGTTTTGTTGTTCTTTTAGCCGCTTTGACCTGGATTATTCCTGCCGGCGAATATCAACGGGTTAAACAAGGCGGGATGACAAAAGTTGTTGCCGGAACGTTCCATACCGTTCCTGCTAATCCCCAAGGTATTTTTGATATATTTGCCGCTGTTGTTAAGGGCTGGGAGCAAGCAGCCAATCTGATTTTTATGATATTCTTCATCGGCGCAGCAATTAAAATTCTGGAAGAAACCGGTGTGATCGGTGCAGGTATGACCCGGCTGGTGTCTAATCTCAAGGGCAAAGAAATGTATGCCCTTGCCATTGTAACGCTTATTACCTCATTTGGCGGTGCCATCGGCGTGCTGGCTAACTCGGTGGTGGCGCTTATGCCGTTGGGGCTTATGCTTTCGAAAGCGCTTGGTTATGATGAGGCGGTAGGGCTGGGGATGATTTATTTGGGGGCTTATGCCGGGTTTAATGTTGGCTGGGCCAATGTATCAACCGTTGGTATTGCCCAAAGTATCGCCGAACTGCCGCTCTTTTCCGGGCTCTGGATGCGCGTATTCTTCCACCTGTTCAATGTCGTCATAATCATTGCTTTTCTTTATTTATACTGTAAACAGATTAAGCAAGACCCGACCAAGAGCCTGACTTACGGCCTGGACCGTCCGGCGGCGTCAACTATAAACGGTTTTGGCGAAGTGGGTGAATTTACTCTTCGGCATAAACTGGTAACCTTAATTGTATTAGTCGGATTTGGAGCCATTATCTACGGTTCGATGAAGCTCAATTGGGGGATAAGTCATTTCTCGATAGCCTTCCTGATGATGGGTGTTGCGGGTGGTTTAACCGGGGGGCTTGGCGTTAACGGCACCTGTAAGGCCTTTGTAAGAGGTCTCAATTCCATCGTGTTTGCGGCATGCGTGGTAGGCATGGCGCGCGCCATTTCGGTGGTAATGGTGGAGGGGAAAATCATTGATACCATTGTCCACTATCTTTCTTTGCCGATTGGCAGTATGGGACCGGTGCTTGGCGCGAATATGATGTATGTGGTCAATATTATCGTCAACTTTATTATTCCGTCCGGCTCGGGGCAGGCGGTGACCGTAATGCCGCTTATGGTTCCTTTGGCCGACCTTACCGGTATAACCCGGCAGGTGGCAGTTCAGGCCTTCCAGTTCGGCGACGGCTTCGCCAACTGTATTGCGCCCACGGCCGGTACATTAATGGCTTGTCTGGGGATTGCCGGAATTCCCTTTGACCGTTACGCCAAATGGTTTTTGCCGGTCCTGGCAGTTCAGCTGCTGCTGGGAGCAGTGGCGATAACGGTATTGCAGATGATCGGGTGGCAAGGCTAGTCCGGCAATACCGGTTTCAACAGGCAAATATAAGGGGGAGAAACTATGGTGCAATACGATGCTTTATATAATCCCTATCCTTCACGCCGGAGCGTGGTGTATGCCAGAAAAGGGATGGTGGCCACAACTCAGCCGTTAGCGGCCCAGGCCGGTCTGGATATGCTCAAGCGCGGGGGCAATGCGATTGACGCGGCGATTGCGACGGCTGCTTGCCTTACCGTGGTCGAGTCCACTTCGAACGGGATAGGCGGCGATGCCTTTGCCTTAGTTTGGACGCAAGGGCAGCTGCATGGGCTCAATGCCAGCGGCCCGGCCCCGCGGGGGATATCGGCCGATATTATTAGAAAAGGCGGTTACGAAAAAATGCCGGCGTTTGGCTGGATACCGGTTACCGTTCCGGGAGCGCCGTCGGCCTGGGCGGAACTATCCCGAAAGTTTGGCAAGCTACCACTCACCGAGGTGCTGCGGCCTGCGATCGAGTATGCGGAAACCGGTTATCCCGTGTCGCCGGTGATCAGCAAGCTCTGGCAGCTGGGGGTCGACCGCTACAAAGCGCTGCCGGGGGAAGAATTTAAATATTGGTTTGAGACTTTTGCGCCGGCAGGACGGGCGCCAGCGGCCGGGGAAATTTGGCGTAGTCCTGATCACGCCCGGACGCTGCAGCTGATTGCCGAAACACAAGCCGAGGCGTTTTACCGGGGCGAGCTGGCCGAAAAAATTGATGCCTTTTCCCGGCGGTATGGCGGTTACTTGCGGCAAGAAGATTTAGCCGCTTATCGGCCAGAATGGGTAGAGCCCATAAAAGTCAATTACCGGGGCTATGATGTCTGGGAAATCCCGCCCAATGGGCACGGCCTGGTAGCCTTGATGGCCTTGAACATCCTTAAAGGCTTTGATTTTGCGGCGAAAGAAGCGGTCGATACCTACCATAAGCAGTTTGAAGCTATCAAGCTGGCCTTTGCCGATGGTATGAAGTATATAACAGACCCGGCCAGAATGAAAGTAAGGGTGGAAGACCTGCTGTCTGACGCTTATGCGGCCGAAAGAAGAAAACTAATTACCGATAAGGCGCTTACACCTGCGCCCGGACAACCGCCGAAGGGCGGCACGGTCTATCTTGCCACCGCTGACGGTGAAGGCAATATGGTTTCGTATATCCAGAGCAACTATATGGGCTTCGGCTCCGGGTTGGTCGTTCCGGGAACAGGCATAAGTCTGCATAACCGGGGCAATAACTTTTCCCTTGATCCGACGCATGACAACTGTATTGAGCCAGGCAAGAAACCCTATCATACTATTATTCCAGGCTTTTTAACCAAAGACGGAAAAGCGGTAGGACCTTTTGGCGTCATGGGCGGCTTCGTGCAGCCGCAGGGACATGTTCAGGTTGTTATGAATACGGTTGATTTTGGCCTTAATCCACAGGCCGCGCTTGATGCGCCGCGTTGGCAGTGGACCGAAGGAACAACCATCGAAATTGAGCACGCTTTTCCCGAGTATTTGGCCGAGGCGCTGCAGCGTATGGGCCATAATATTAAGCGCACCGTAGGCAATCATACTATGGGACGCGGTCAAATTATCTGGCGAAATGACCAAGGAGTGCTAACCGGGGGCACCGAGCCGCGGGCCGACGGCGTAGTGGCTGCGTGGTAAATAATAAAGGCCTGCAATATTGAATATTGCAGGCCTTATATGTGCGCCCAGCATGGGCGCTGGCTTGGTGGTGAAAACTATTATGGCAAGGTGGCGCCGGTTTGTTGTTGTCAAGCAGGGTCGTTTACCGCGAGGCTGGGTCTTTTGCAAGGGTTACAAAATGCTTTGTCAAGTTGGAATTTCCGGAAGTATTTGGGAAGTATACAAAAAACATTAATTGTGTTTATAGACAGAGGGCAAAAGTATTGCTATATTATATAATGATTACATTTTTTCCAAGGAGAGAGGCGGAAAATGAATAAAGTTAACGATGTTTTGGGGACTACCAATAGGGGCAATCCCGTAGAGTCAGGACTGTGTACTCTTTGCCGGGCAGATTGTCAGGGAAAGTGCGAGACTTGGTTGTCCAGCATCCGGGGGAGAAAGTTGCTATATCCCCGTGACTTTGGCGTCGTAACGGCGGGTAGCGGTAACACGACTCATGTCGGCGTGTCTTACAATTCAATTAGGATTCAAGGTTACAACTATGGCGCTCAGGGCCTGCCACCGGGTCTTTCCAATTCTCCCGACGATTGTATTTTCCCTAATGTAAATCTGGAGAGTGAATTTGGCAGCGAGGTAAAAACAAGATGCAGAATGCCGCTTATGACCGGCGCGCTTGGCTCAACCTTTATTGCCGCCAAGTATTGGGAGTCTTTTGCTATAGGAGCGGCTTTGGTGGGGATTCCGATTGTCGTTGGTGAAAACGTTGTCGGTGTTGACAAGGCATCGGTCATTTCTAATGGTAAGATAACCGAAGCGCCCGAGCTTGATCGGCGGATAAATTGTTATTTACGCTATTATGATGGATATGGGGCAATTATCGTTCAGATGAATGTCGAGGATACCAGAAATGGTGTTGCCGAATACATCATAGATAAATATGGTGACAAGGTTGTACTCGAGCTTAAATGGGGTCAAGGCGCTAAAGATATTGGCGGCGAGATTCAGGTTAAAGATCTTGATTACGCTATCTTTTTAAAAGAGCGGGGATATGTTGTCGATCCCGATCCGACACTGCCTGAAGTTCAGGAAGCTTTTAAACACGGGGCGATCAGAACCTTTGCGCGACATAGCCGGCTTGGCTATACCAACATGTCGTCGGTAGAGCAGGTCCAGGAAGACTTTATGAATAACATCCAGTATTTAAGGGATCTTGGATACAAGCGGATTACACTAAAAACAGGTGCTTACGGTATGGAGGCGCTGGCAATGGCGATGAAATTTGCCACCGATGCCAAATTGGATTTATTGACGATAGACGGTTCCGGCGGCGGGACCGGAATGAGCCCGTGGAATATGATGGAAACTTGGGGTGTACCTGCCGTCCTGTTGCATGCCAAGGCCTATGAATATGCTACGGTGTTGGCCAGCAAGGGCAAAAAAGTAGTAGATCTTGCTTTTGCCGGCGGTCTTGCGCGGGAGGACCACATATTTAAGGCTCTCGCCCTGGGGGCGCCATATGTGAAACTTGTTTGTATGGGCAGGGCGTTGATGATTCCGGGCTTTTTGGGTTCCAATGTGGAGGGCGCCTTACACCCTGAGCGCAAAGCAAAAGTAAGCGGAAATTGGGATAATTTGCCGCCAAGCTTCAAAGAATATGGGTCGTCGCCACAGGAAATATTTGCCGGCTACTATGATGTGCAGAAGAAAGTTGGTAAAGACGAAATGAAGAATATCCCTTATGGCGCGATTGCAATGTGGACACTTGCCGATAAACTGGCTGCCGGGCTTCAGCAGTTAATGGCAGGGGCAAGAAAGTTTACAGTTGCGGCAATTTCAAGGTTTGATATAGCCGCCGCCAACCGTGAAACCGAGAGGGAAACAAAACTTCCCTATATTACGGACATTCAGAACGAAAGCGCGTATAAGATCCTTAATTCTTAATTGTTAGTTACCCGTTATAAAAAATAGCGATAAATATTCGAGGGACTACCCGGAGCAGGTAGTCCCTCTTTTGCTGTCTTGATGAAAATCACCAACTCCGTTTTCGAAATGGCCGAGTGAGGAGCGGTGAGGCAGGACAAATCACATATTTTGCGAAAATATAAAATCATGGTTGTTTTTGTCCGGTTCAACTGACATGTCTGGCGGAAAATGTATCGTTGCTCCGAACAATGGTGAAAATTGACGTCCGGCAAAAATAAAGAAGGGCAGGCGAGGTGGTAGCTTTGCCTGATATCGGACCGCTGCTGTGGGATATTGTCCGGAATGTTGCTCTGGTCGGGATAGGGGCGTACCTGACTACCCGGCTTCCTTCCATTCGCCGCGCTCTAACGGCATCGGAATACCGGTTGTTCGACAGATTAATATTGGCGATGGTATTTGGGGCTTTTTCCGCTTTCGGCAACTGGATCGGCATTCCGGTAATGGGTTCGTTTGCCAATACCCGTATCGTCGGCCCGGTGGCCGGAGGACTATTGGGCGGGCCGCTGGCAGGCATCGGCGCCGGCATTATCGGCGCCATCCCCCGCTACTTTATGGGCGGCTTCACGATGTGGGCGGCGGTACTGGCTAATATTGCCGCCGGCTGCATTAGCGGGATGGTTCGCAAAAAATGCGGGGCGCAGCGTATCAACTTAAAGGTAGCGTTGGCGACGGCCGTGCTCTGCGAACTGGTGCTCAAGGTCCTGGTTTTAACCCTTTCTAAGCCTTTTTCCGCGGCCTGGGAGCTGGAAAAAGTCATTGCGCTCCCGACCATTATCGCGAACAGCCTGGCAGTGGGGCTTTTCATATATATTGTCCGCGACGTGTTTGCCGAGCAGGAGAAAGCCCAGGCCCGGTCGGCCCAACAGGCCATTCGCATGCTGCAGCAGACCAGCGGCTTTATGCACAAAGGGTTGAACAGGGACACTGCCGGCAATGTGGCCCGGATCATTTACCGTGAAACAAACGCGGCCGCGGTGGCGATCACTGATACGGAAAAAGTGCTCGCCTTTGTCGGCGCAGGCGCCGATCATCATCGGCCCGGCCAGCCAATTTTGACAGAGGCCACGAAACAAGCCATTAAGGACCGCCGGACAATAATCATCAATAATAAAAATGAAGTAGGCTGTCCTACCAAGGGATGCCAGCTTACGGCCGTAGTAGCTGTGCCGCTCATTGTCAGTGATGAGCTCGTTGGCGCCATTAAGCTGTACAAAACCGACAATGAGGTTATTTCTTCCTATGAAGCCGAGCTGATCCGGGGTATTGCCGATTTTCTGAGCCTTCAATTGGCCCAACGCAAACTTGTCGAGCAGCAAATGCTGCTTGCCCAGGCGGAGTACAATATGCTTAAAGCCCAGATTAATCCCCACTTTTTGTTTAACACACTGGGCACTATCAGAGCGATGACTCGGATAGATCCAGGTACGGCCCGAGCCCTGATTAAGGACTTATCCGATTTTTTGCGCAGGGTCTTGAACCGGGAAGAGGAAATAACAAGTCTGCGGGAAGAACTGGAAACCGTTCGTATTTATGTTCGGATTCAGCGCGAGCGGTTCCAGGACAGGCTGAGATTTTTCGAACATATCCCGGAAGAACTTTTAGACTGCCGGGTGCCGGTGTTTTCGCTCCAGCCACTGGTGGAAAACGCCGTAAAACATGGTGTATCACCGAAAAAAACCGGCGGCACAGTTATTCTCCGCGCGTGGAAAGACCAAGACGACTTATGTATTGCGGTCGAAGACGACGGTGTAGGATTTGCGGCGGCGAAAAGAGAAGCGGGCGGCGGGATTGGCCTATACAATGTCCATAAACGACTACAAATACTTTATGGAAATAAATATGGCCTGCGTATTGAGAGTGCCGAAAAAGAGGGCACGCGGGTTATTGTCCGTCTGCCTGAGGCACGAGCGGGAGTGGTGGCGTGAATAAGCTGAAAGTTCTCATCGTGGACGACGAAGAAATTATGTGCCGCGAACTGAAATACCTGCTGGAAGAACAAGGGGTGGCCGAGGTTGTCGGCGTTTGTTACAACGGCGAAGATGCGCTGGCCATGGTTGGCTCAATGAAACCTGACGCCGTTTTCTTGGATATCCGGATGCCGGGGCTCAGCGGCCTGGAAGTAGCCCGCCGCCTGTCCGGCCTGAAAGACCCCCCGCACGTGGTTTTCGTCACCGCCTTTAGCGAGTTCGCCGTCGAAGCGTTTGAAGTCAATGCCCTGCACTATATTCTAAAACCCTTTGACGAGCAGGATATTGAGAAAGTTATGCGGCGGCTTATGCGCGTACGGCCAACGTTTTCCCAAGCGCCGCGACACTTTCGCAAACTGTGCGTTGAGGGGCGGGACAGGCTTGAAGTTATTGATGTGGATCGGATTCAGGTCATCTACGCCAAGAACCGTATGGTCTATATTCAGACTGTTGACGGGGAGAAATATACAGCAAAACATTCTTTACAGGAATACGAGGAAATATTGGACGGGCGCCAGTTTTTTCGCTGCCACCGCAACTATATTGTCAATGTCGACCGGATCAAACAGCTTGCTGCGTGGTTTCACCGCGGCTATATGCTGACCCTCGCGGGCAAGGAAGAGGTAGAGGTGCCGGTGGGCCGCATTTATGCCAAAAAGCTCAAAGAATACATTCAGTTTTAATAACAAGGGGCAAAACCACAAGCCGACGGACTGTCGTATGCTTGTGGTTTTTTGTATCGCCTTTTGTGTGGTTTAGTCCCGATTTTGTGGCGCTCGTCAAAAAATGATGTACTAAATTAAATATTCGCAATACCATCAAAAGTAAAGCCGGACTAGCAGGGGACGTCTTAATTCCGACCGGCAGATTCCGGTTAAGTGGAGGGACGCCGCTCCGGCAAAAATCGGACTATGGGGGAATAGTTGCATGGCCAACCGTTTTGAGGAATGGGGCAAAAAGTATGGCTTAATTGCCGCAATTTTAACCGGACTTGCCATTTGGGCAATCCCTACCCCGGCGACCATGACCGTTACCCAGCATAAATTGCTGGCGATCTTCGGCGGGGCGGTGGTTGCCTGGATAACTATCGGCATCAATTTTGCCGTAAGCACCTTTGCCATTATCACATTATTATATTTTTGGGTCGGCAATCCTGACGGCAAACTGGACAAGGCAGGGCAGCTCATCCGCAATGCTGATTTCGCCGTAGGTGGCTTTGCCTCGTCGTCGCTGTGGCTGTTAGTGACCGGTTTTGTCATTTCTATCGCCATGACCAAATCAGGGGTAGCCAAACGGTTGGCGCTGCACATGATGCGCATTTGGGGGCGCACACCGGCGGGGGCGGTTTATGCTTCCATGCTGGCCAACTTTATAATCGCCCCGCTAACGCCGTCGAATACTGCCCGCACCGCCGCCATGCTGCCCATCATGGAA
This window encodes:
- a CDS encoding NAD-dependent deacylase produces the protein MDQEVLGEIAAAWRSADNIVVFTGAGMSTESGLPDFRSKQGLWEDRPETLATLAALKAKPDEFYFFYQWRIARLWEVRPNPGHLALAELEQAGFVTRLVTQNVDGLHQRAGSQGVAELHGTLRTVSCTECGSQYDSRQMLPHNNTWEEDYKAGRYRHGSECYCPRCQGQLRPDVVLFGEPLPDNAWNEAVRWSRKADFFVVIGSSLVVSPANYLPQLAVEQGAKLLIINSDSTLLDDAAAWLIREKAGEVLVRLKELILRP
- a CDS encoding Fic family protein translates to MDQVKLLPPEAELETKTVLKQLARSHRALAELKGFADMIPNKNILINAVTINEAKDSSEIENIITTHDELFKAMSLENYNNPAAKEVVNYRTALWHGYKLVKEKQLLTTNMIIEIQQLIENNRAGIRKLPGTVLKNAATGEVVYTPPSGEKEILFFLANLEQYINDDFDNIDPLVKLAVVHYQFEMIHPFYDGNGRTGRIINVLYLVLKELLDSPILYLSKYIIRNKSAYYRLLQEVRTKGNWEEWVLFMLEGVEQTAEETLLLIKQINSVMEKTAEDVKQALPKIYSRELIDLLFYEFYTKIPYIERGLNVSRKTASGYLAALEEKGFLVSQKIGKEKIFLNTRLFEVVRQAGMQK
- a CDS encoding FMN-binding glutamate synthase family protein, coding for MNKVNDVLGTTNRGNPVESGLCTLCRADCQGKCETWLSSIRGRKLLYPRDFGVVTAGSGNTTHVGVSYNSIRIQGYNYGAQGLPPGLSNSPDDCIFPNVNLESEFGSEVKTRCRMPLMTGALGSTFIAAKYWESFAIGAALVGIPIVVGENVVGVDKASVISNGKITEAPELDRRINCYLRYYDGYGAIIVQMNVEDTRNGVAEYIIDKYGDKVVLELKWGQGAKDIGGEIQVKDLDYAIFLKERGYVVDPDPTLPEVQEAFKHGAIRTFARHSRLGYTNMSSVEQVQEDFMNNIQYLRDLGYKRITLKTGAYGMEALAMAMKFATDAKLDLLTIDGSGGGTGMSPWNMMETWGVPAVLLHAKAYEYATVLASKGKKVVDLAFAGGLAREDHIFKALALGAPYVKLVCMGRALMIPGFLGSNVEGALHPERKAKVSGNWDNLPPSFKEYGSSPQEIFAGYYDVQKKVGKDEMKNIPYGAIAMWTLADKLAAGLQQLMAGARKFTVAAISRFDIAAANRETERETKLPYITDIQNESAYKILNS
- a CDS encoding LytS/YhcK type 5TM receptor domain-containing protein; the encoded protein is MPDIGPLLWDIVRNVALVGIGAYLTTRLPSIRRALTASEYRLFDRLILAMVFGAFSAFGNWIGIPVMGSFANTRIVGPVAGGLLGGPLAGIGAGIIGAIPRYFMGGFTMWAAVLANIAAGCISGMVRKKCGAQRINLKVALATAVLCELVLKVLVLTLSKPFSAAWELEKVIALPTIIANSLAVGLFIYIVRDVFAEQEKAQARSAQQAIRMLQQTSGFMHKGLNRDTAGNVARIIYRETNAAAVAITDTEKVLAFVGAGADHHRPGQPILTEATKQAIKDRRTIIINNKNEVGCPTKGCQLTAVVAVPLIVSDELVGAIKLYKTDNEVISSYEAELIRGIADFLSLQLAQRKLVEQQMLLAQAEYNMLKAQINPHFLFNTLGTIRAMTRIDPGTARALIKDLSDFLRRVLNREEEITSLREELETVRIYVRIQRERFQDRLRFFEHIPEELLDCRVPVFSLQPLVENAVKHGVSPKKTGGTVILRAWKDQDDLCIAVEDDGVGFAAAKREAGGGIGLYNVHKRLQILYGNKYGLRIESAEKEGTRVIVRLPEARAGVVA
- a CDS encoding YfcC family protein, yielding MTDKVLPTQSGNIAPKPEKKQSEELHVYALMFGFVVLLAALTWIIPAGEYQRVKQGGMTKVVAGTFHTVPANPQGIFDIFAAVVKGWEQAANLIFMIFFIGAAIKILEETGVIGAGMTRLVSNLKGKEMYALAIVTLITSFGGAIGVLANSVVALMPLGLMLSKALGYDEAVGLGMIYLGAYAGFNVGWANVSTVGIAQSIAELPLFSGLWMRVFFHLFNVVIIIAFLYLYCKQIKQDPTKSLTYGLDRPAASTINGFGEVGEFTLRHKLVTLIVLVGFGAIIYGSMKLNWGISHFSIAFLMMGVAGGLTGGLGVNGTCKAFVRGLNSIVFAACVVGMARAISVVMVEGKIIDTIVHYLSLPIGSMGPVLGANMMYVVNIIVNFIIPSGSGQAVTVMPLMVPLADLTGITRQVAVQAFQFGDGFANCIAPTAGTLMACLGIAGIPFDRYAKWFLPVLAVQLLLGAVAITVLQMIGWQG
- a CDS encoding gamma-glutamyltransferase family protein → MVQYDALYNPYPSRRSVVYARKGMVATTQPLAAQAGLDMLKRGGNAIDAAIATAACLTVVESTSNGIGGDAFALVWTQGQLHGLNASGPAPRGISADIIRKGGYEKMPAFGWIPVTVPGAPSAWAELSRKFGKLPLTEVLRPAIEYAETGYPVSPVISKLWQLGVDRYKALPGEEFKYWFETFAPAGRAPAAGEIWRSPDHARTLQLIAETQAEAFYRGELAEKIDAFSRRYGGYLRQEDLAAYRPEWVEPIKVNYRGYDVWEIPPNGHGLVALMALNILKGFDFAAKEAVDTYHKQFEAIKLAFADGMKYITDPARMKVRVEDLLSDAYAAERRKLITDKALTPAPGQPPKGGTVYLATADGEGNMVSYIQSNYMGFGSGLVVPGTGISLHNRGNNFSLDPTHDNCIEPGKKPYHTIIPGFLTKDGKAVGPFGVMGGFVQPQGHVQVVMNTVDFGLNPQAALDAPRWQWTEGTTIEIEHAFPEYLAEALQRMGHNIKRTVGNHTMGRGQIIWRNDQGVLTGGTEPRADGVVAAW
- a CDS encoding LytR/AlgR family response regulator transcription factor — encoded protein: MNKLKVLIVDDEEIMCRELKYLLEEQGVAEVVGVCYNGEDALAMVGSMKPDAVFLDIRMPGLSGLEVARRLSGLKDPPHVVFVTAFSEFAVEAFEVNALHYILKPFDEQDIEKVMRRLMRVRPTFSQAPRHFRKLCVEGRDRLEVIDVDRIQVIYAKNRMVYIQTVDGEKYTAKHSLQEYEEILDGRQFFRCHRNYIVNVDRIKQLAAWFHRGYMLTLAGKEEVEVPVGRIYAKKLKEYIQF